The following are encoded in a window of Phreatobacter oligotrophus genomic DNA:
- a CDS encoding NADH-quinone oxidoreductase subunit D, which produces MAEAEIRNFTFNWGPQHPAAHGVLRLVMELDGEVVERCDPHIGLLHRGTEKLIETKTYLQAIPYFDRLDYVAPMNQEHAFCLAAERLLGIEVPRRGQLIRVLYCEIGRILSHLLNVTTQAMDVGALTPPLWGFEEREKLMMFYERASGSRMHAAYFRVGGVHQDLPPELINDIEAWCDPFLKVVDDLDALLTPNRIFKQRNVDIGVVTLDECWAWGFSGVMVRGSGAPWDLRKSQPYECYAELDFDIPIGKNGDCYDRYLIRMEEMRQSVKIMRQCCKLLRETPGPVSTKDNKVVPPKRGEMKRSMEALIHHFKLYTEGFHVPAGEVYAAVEAPKGEFGVYLVADGTNKPYRCKIRAPGFAHLQAMDFLCKGHMLADVSAILGSIDIVFGEVDR; this is translated from the coding sequence ATGGCCGAAGCCGAGATCCGCAATTTCACCTTCAACTGGGGCCCGCAGCATCCGGCGGCCCACGGCGTGCTCCGCCTCGTCATGGAACTCGACGGCGAGGTGGTCGAGCGCTGCGATCCGCATATCGGCCTCCTGCATCGCGGCACCGAGAAGCTGATCGAGACCAAGACCTATCTCCAGGCGATCCCCTATTTCGACCGGCTCGACTATGTCGCGCCGATGAACCAGGAGCACGCCTTCTGCCTCGCCGCCGAGCGCCTGCTCGGCATCGAGGTGCCGCGCCGCGGCCAGCTCATTCGCGTGCTCTACTGCGAGATCGGCCGCATCCTCTCCCACCTCCTCAACGTGACGACCCAGGCCATGGACGTCGGCGCGCTGACCCCGCCGCTGTGGGGGTTCGAGGAGCGCGAGAAGCTGATGATGTTCTATGAGCGCGCCTCGGGCTCGCGCATGCACGCGGCCTATTTCCGCGTCGGCGGCGTCCACCAGGACCTGCCGCCCGAGCTCATCAACGACATCGAGGCCTGGTGCGACCCCTTCCTCAAGGTAGTCGACGACCTCGACGCGCTGCTGACCCCGAACCGCATCTTCAAGCAGCGCAACGTCGATATCGGCGTCGTCACCCTGGACGAGTGCTGGGCCTGGGGCTTCTCGGGCGTGATGGTGCGCGGCTCCGGCGCGCCGTGGGACCTGCGCAAGTCGCAGCCCTACGAGTGCTATGCCGAGCTCGATTTCGACATTCCGATCGGCAAGAACGGGGACTGCTACGACCGCTATCTCATCCGCATGGAGGAGATGCGCCAGTCCGTGAAGATCATGCGGCAGTGCTGCAAGCTGCTGCGCGAGACGCCGGGTCCGGTCTCGACCAAGGACAACAAGGTGGTGCCGCCGAAGCGGGGCGAGATGAAGCGCTCGATGGAGGCGCTCATCCACCACTTCAAGCTCTACACGGAAGGCTTCCACGTGCCGGCCGGCGAGGTCTATGCGGCTGTCGAGGCGCCGAAGGGCGAGTTCGGCGTCTATCTCGTCGCCGACGGCACCAACAAGCCCTATCGCTGCAAGATCCGCGCTCCAGGCTTCGCGCATCTCCAGGCCATGGACTTCCTGTGCAAGGGCCACATGCTGGCGGACGTCTCCGCCATCCTCGGCTCCATCGACATCGTGTTCGGAGAGGTTGACCGGTGA